The following DNA comes from Candidatus Binataceae bacterium.
TTGCTGCGCTTCGGCCTGGACCTCAGCGTCTCTGCGCTGAAGTTGTGGAAGCTGCGCAATTCGATCGAGTCGGCCGACTACGACGCGCGCGCCTTTTACAGCCCCATTCCGCTGCAGCGCTACTGGCAGCGCCGCCGCCACCAGATAATCACCGGCTGGGCGCGCGCCGCCGGCCGCACCCTGGACGCCGGTGCCGGCTCCAGCATGATCATCCAGAGTCTGAGCAACGCAATCGCGATGGAATACAATTTTTCCAAGACTCGCTACTTGAAGCGACTGGGAATTCCGGTAACGCGCGGTTCGGCTTTCGCTCTGCCCTTTCGCAGCGGCTGTTTTGATTGCGTAATCAGCTCGCAGGTGATCGAGCATATTCCCTTCGACGAGACGCTGTTTGACGAAATGGTGCGAGTGCTGCGTCCCGGTGGCCAGCTGATCGTAGGCACTCCGGACTACGCCACCATTGGTTGGCGTATGATCGAACCCATCTACGGGGCACTCATGCCAGGCGGCTACCGTGACGAGCACATCAGCCATTATACCCGCCAAAGCTTGGCGCAATTGCTGGAGCGGCGCGGCTTGGTGCACGAGGCTACTGCCTACGTGGCGCGCAGCGAACTGATCATGCGTTATCGCAAACCCACCCTCGCCCTTAAGCCGGTTGCGAACGAAGCCGCTGTGGCCAGCGCTTCTACCAGCCCGGCGTTTGACGCAGCAGGGTAGGCCGGAGCAGGCCAGGCTGAAAGTGGGACAGGACCCTTGGCGGCTTCAAGCGACGCCGCCCGACGCTCGCACGATCTGGCGGCCCCGTTTGTTCCTCGTACGGGGTTCCTACATTAAGCCTACGGTTGCTCTGAGCTCGACTTGATACGCGGCATTTTCGCAGGAGCTCGCGCAGGACACTTAGGAAACCCTACCTGCTCTGACAATCGCCGCTTGCAGGAGCCCCTTCTAGCCATTCCCACATGATGAGGTCCTATGGCGCAGCAAGGGGCTGGTACCAGCCCGACTTAGCGTAGGCCACCTACCCCAACCTCCCCCCGGCAAGCGGGAGGAGGTTGGGGTTACAAGGAAACTCAGCCTGCAGCACCCTCTTCGACGAACTCGCGCGCCACTTTGCGCCAGTCCTCGCCGGCGGGAATAACCGCATCTTCGGCGCGGATGGGCGAATAATCGATTCGCTCGTCGGTGCCGAAAGCAGGTTCGCCCTTGGCAAAGCGCTTGACCGCGTCCAGCAGCATTCGGCGAGCGCGGTTAATCGAAGTATCGCTCATGCCCAGGTACTCGCGGCTGCGGTCGCAAATGATGCCTTGGGCCATCGCCACCGCGAAGTCCTCGTAGCGCAGATGGGAAAAGCCGGCCCAGCTGCCCTCTTTCATGCGCGCGCGGTTTTGCCCAAAGCGCTGCTCCACTCCCAGCGGCGCGATGCCCTGGGCGATGTCGTCCACGCCGTCGATGCGACGGGCGTTGTTTTCGGGACCCAGCGGCCGCACGTAATTGTAGACCACGTCCCATTGCGCCGAATGTTCGTCGTCCACCGGCACCGAGATGGTCATGTCATGATCGTCGGCGCGCCCGCCAATCGGAATGAAGGAGTAATAGGGCACCACGAAGTCGCGCACCCGCACGTAGCGCATATCGCCCGGCGCCTTGCGCACGGCCGCCTCGCGATAGCCATAGAGCGTGTTCTCAAACTCGAAGCGCGGCCCGGTGTCGTAGCTGATCACACCGCGGGCGCCGATGCGGCGCCGGTTGCCATTGACCTGGCGCAACCAGTCGCGATGCAGGATCGGCACATGAGCCGAATCCAGCTGCCCCTCCAGCCCGTTGAGCCAGTTGGCATGGACGATTCCCACACACACATCCAAGTGTTCCTTGGGCAAGGCAAAGAAATCGTACTTGGGAAATTGGGGCGGCTGGCCCGCGCCAATATAAACCCACACCACCAAACCAGCTTCGCGCACCGGGTAATGGCCAACTTTAATTTTAGCGGCATACTCGCTGCGTCGCTCCGGGCGCTCGCAGGGGACGTCCAGTATTTCGCCGGTCGGCCCCAGTTTTAGGCCATGATAGGCGCAGCGCAACCCGTCACCTTCATTGGTCGCCATCTGCAGCGAGACCCCTCGATGAGGACAGGCCTCGTCGAAAAATCCCACCCGGCCGTCGCTGGCACGAAAGGCCACAAAATCCTCGCCCAGCAGCCGCACCCGCACTGGTGCTCCACCCGCGCTCAAGCGTTCGGAACGCAGCACGGGAGTCCAGAATTGGCGCATGTAGGCACCCATGGGAGTGCCAGGGCCAACCCGCGTCAACAATTCGTTTTCTTCCGGCTTGAGCATATCTACAGACCTCCGTCGCGCGCCACGACAACGGGCGCGCTCTTCATTGATCCGCGCGGCGCGCACCCTTGGTCTGGCGCAAGCACCGCACCTGGCTATCTGCTTATTGGCTTAGCAGAATTTCCCTCCGCGGGATATCGCTTGCGCGATATCGGCCCCGGGCCATCAATGCTGCACCCCCGGCCGCAGTAGGGAACATCGTCGACCGGCATCCGCCTATCAAGCGTAGCCGGCAAGCTGGAAGCATCGCCACACCTGCGCACACCCGTCGCGCGCACGGTATGGTGATGGCGCTGTTGTGGAAGGAGCGATCTGGCTAAGCGGCTGAGCACTGAGCGCTCAGGCAGGGCGCGAAGACCCCCTCCAGCAATATCGGCGCTCGCTCTTGCAAGCAACCCTCGAGGTCAAAATGGCTTTGACCTCAACCCTCCTGCACCGATCAAGGTGAAATGAGGGCGCGGGAGTAGCCTGCGCAGGCTCTTTCGGCAGCCGGCGCGGCGCGGTGAATCGGACCTCGGCGAGGGCCGACGACAAGTGCATATTTGCCCCCAGCATGTGCGAAACGAAAGTTGGCGCGAGCCGACGATGGCGCAAGGATTACGCACAGCGGCCGATCCATGCCCTTTCGGGCGACAAAAAAATCCTTGTCCTACAAGGCTTAAGCGGCCGACCTCGACACATTGAATCAAATTAGGCCGGCTATGCTGTCCTCAAGGGCAGGCGAGTGACCACGACCATTACTGCATCATGTGGGCTTCTTTTGGGCGCGATCAGAGTATCAAGTGAACTAGCTACTGAACGACATTCAGGATATCGGGCGGAAAGTTGACAATACATATTGGCTATTTCATTTTTGTAGCGCGGCGCGACTCGACATCCGGCTCCTGCAAACAGATCCGCGCGCCTGCACCCGACCACTGGTGGCGTTCACTGAGGACACGATAACGATGGTAAAAACATATTTCAGTCAGCACTGCGGTGCGCTACGCCGCGCCCTGGCGTTGACTGCCGCGCTGTGGGTTTGTGCCTGCTGCGCGCGCCAGAGCGACTCCGCCGCGCTACTCAACCAGGAAGTCCCCTCGCCGCCCTGCCTGAGCGCCAACGATCCCGAAGGTACCACCGCCCCCGGCGACCGCATCGCGCCCGGCGACTTGCTTTCGATTTCGTTCTATCTGTCGCCCGAATTCGATCAGAACATAAGAGTGCGCCCTGATGGCGATGTCGAGCTCAAGCTGGTCGGCGAGCTACCCGCCGCCGGACGCACCCCGGCTCAGTTCGCGCGCGATCTGGATCAGGCTTACGGGCACGAGTTACTGGCGCCGCAGGCCAGTGTACGGATCGCCGACTCGCCCAACCGCCGGGTCTATGTCGAAGGGCAGGTGGCCCACCCCGGCGCCATTGCGCTCCAGCCCGGAATGCGGGTGATACAGGCGGTGGCAGAAGCCGGCGGCCTTACTGAAGACGCAGGTGCGGCCAACAGTATCTTGATCCGCCATGACGCCTGCGGCTACCCCCACGGCAGCAAATTCGACCTGCAAAGCGCGCTCAACGACAGCAACGGGGAAGAGGATATCGCCTTGATGCCGGCCGACGTCGTGGTGGTGCCGCGCTCGGGCATCGCCAACTTCAACTTGCTGGTCAAGCACTTCGTCAAGAACAACATTCCGGTCGATCCCTATCTTCCCATTCCGATTCCATAACCGGAGCAAGGCATAAGCACAATCATGCAGAACTATTTAAACCAATGGCTGGAGATAGCCTTTCGCCGCCGCGAGCTGGTGTCCCGGGTGACCCTTGGGGTCTTCGGCGCAATTCTGCTGCTGTCGCTGGCCTGGCCGCCAATCTATCAGGCTACCGCCACCGTGCTGGTCCAGGACAACCGCGCGCAATTTCTGGTTTCGCCCACTTTGCCCAGCGCCGCCACTAACCAGCCGGCGGTGATGGTCAATCCGGTCAGCGAAGAAGATCTCAATTCCGAGCAAACCTTGCTCACCAGCCGCGCCTTGATCGAGCAAACCCTGGCCGCACTACCGCCCCCACACCCCAATCTGTGGGGTGAACGCCTGCGCGCCATGCGCGACTTGCTGGAGTTGCCAGCCCTGGGCTACCGCGCCTTGCATGACGCCCCCGCGCCCGACCCCGTCCAGCGCCAGGCGATGGCGGTGCAGTCCAACTTGTCGGCCTGGGTAGTCAAGCGCTCCAACCTGCTCCAGGTCAGCTTCCGCTCCCATGATCCGGGCTGGGCGCGCAGCTTTGTCGCCGCCTTGCTTAGCCATTACCTGGACTACCATGCCCGGCTGTCGCAAGACCCCCAAGCCGAGCGCTTTTTTCAAGCCCAGGCCGCCCTTCTGCAACAAAGGCTGAGCCTGGCCGAGCAGCACCTGCTCGCGATCGAAAGACAGACCGGCATTAGTAATCTGGACGAGCAAAAGCAGGCCCTGCTCAACGATCTGGAAAATTTCCAGGCGGGTATGCGGCGCAATCAGGCTGAATTGGCGGCCAGTCACGAACGGGTGGCTTCGTTGCAGGAGCAACTGCGTAGCAATCCCCAGCGCGTCACCAAGGAAACCAAAGTGGTCCAGAATATGGCCCTGCAAAGTATCAAACCGCAGGTGCTGGCGCTGCAAACCCAACGCGCCGAACTGCTGACCCGCTACCGGCCCGACAGCGAGCGCATTCGCGACATCGACGCCCAGCTCAAGGCCGCGCAGGCCATCCTGACACGCGAAAACCACACCGAGATTGAAGAGAGCAGCACCGATATCAACCCGGCCTGGGAGACCCTCGACAGCGAGCTGGCCCAGGCCAAGGTATCGGCGGCGGCGCTGCAGGCCAGCCAGCAGGACTTGGCCCAGGAAGTAACCCGCTACCGCTCCGAATTAAGCGCGCTGACCGGCGATGAAAGCAGCTTCGAGGAAGCCACGCGCGAGGTCGAAGTGGCCAAAGAAGCCTATCTCTCCTACGTGCGCAAGAGCGAAGAGGCGCGTGCCGCCGGAGCCCTCAACCAAAGCCGCATCCTCAACGTCAGCATCGCCGAGCCACCCGCCCTGCCGTTGCGCCCGGTGTTTCCCAACCTGCCGCTGAACCTGGCGGTGGGGGCGTTGCTGGGGCTTGGGTTGGGGCTGGGAGCAGCCTGGTGGGATGAAGAACGTGACAGTCGCATCC
Coding sequences within:
- a CDS encoding glycosyltransferase — its product is MPQDGLSPGERAATLDLSVILPVLNEADNLRQLLPKLSQALEHNGLRYEIMLIDGGSRDDTAAVAAQAGARLLPEQRPGYGGALVTGFKAARGQYLLTLDADMSHEPTMVGRLWQARHLGDIVIASRYVRGGLAYTSWGRRALSQLLNRVLRRLLSMPVRDLSSGFRLYHRDAVAELSLQGRNFEVLEEILIKAYAAGFSIGEVPFTYFPRDRGVSHARLLRFGLDLSVSALKLWKLRNSIESADYDARAFYSPIPLQRYWQRRRHQIITGWARAAGRTLDAGAGSSMIIQSLSNAIAMEYNFSKTRYLKRLGIPVTRGSAFALPFRSGCFDCVISSQVIEHIPFDETLFDEMVRVLRPGGQLIVGTPDYATIGWRMIEPIYGALMPGGYRDEHISHYTRQSLAQLLERRGLVHEATAYVARSELIMRYRKPTLALKPVANEAAVASASTSPAFDAAG
- a CDS encoding Rieske 2Fe-2S domain-containing protein — translated: MLKPEENELLTRVGPGTPMGAYMRQFWTPVLRSERLSAGGAPVRVRLLGEDFVAFRASDGRVGFFDEACPHRGVSLQMATNEGDGLRCAYHGLKLGPTGEILDVPCERPERRSEYAAKIKVGHYPVREAGLVVWVYIGAGQPPQFPKYDFFALPKEHLDVCVGIVHANWLNGLEGQLDSAHVPILHRDWLRQVNGNRRRIGARGVISYDTGPRFEFENTLYGYREAAVRKAPGDMRYVRVRDFVVPYYSFIPIGGRADDHDMTISVPVDDEHSAQWDVVYNYVRPLGPENNARRIDGVDDIAQGIAPLGVEQRFGQNRARMKEGSWAGFSHLRYEDFAVAMAQGIICDRSREYLGMSDTSINRARRMLLDAVKRFAKGEPAFGTDERIDYSPIRAEDAVIPAGEDWRKVAREFVEEGAAG
- a CDS encoding polysaccharide biosynthesis/export family protein → MVKTYFSQHCGALRRALALTAALWVCACCARQSDSAALLNQEVPSPPCLSANDPEGTTAPGDRIAPGDLLSISFYLSPEFDQNIRVRPDGDVELKLVGELPAAGRTPAQFARDLDQAYGHELLAPQASVRIADSPNRRVYVEGQVAHPGAIALQPGMRVIQAVAEAGGLTEDAGAANSILIRHDACGYPHGSKFDLQSALNDSNGEEDIALMPADVVVVPRSGIANFNLLVKHFVKNNIPVDPYLPIPIP